The Camelina sativa cultivar DH55 chromosome 14, Cs, whole genome shotgun sequence genome includes a window with the following:
- the LOC104743235 gene encoding F-box/LRR-repeat/kelch-repeat protein At1g09650-like, whose amino-acid sequence MDVDDVEWVCEERIYIPRGNPDVVIVSLYPDDIRDPVVESLSRLVLGSSSSISIPTPWDADNTQFLVPYNSCDGLVCLYHHTESGFVVNPTTRWYRPLPLCKLQQLMFDLGRSFYDLHYVVPSLGFGKDKITGTYKPVWLYNSSEIGRDNATTCEVFDFSTNSWRYVSPASPYRIFGCPDPVYVDGSLHWFTECEEEEPKILSFDLHTEAFQVVCKAPFANVDDLDIAICDLDNRLCVSEKKWPNQVIWSFNSANKTWHKMCSIDLATTSQWFGRCTHVLLPLALFDGKKKLLFYCRERREALVELDLQTNTYDVVFHDFSIGDPVCYFQSLISIS is encoded by the exons ATGGACGTAGATGATGTTGAG TGGGTTTGTGAAGAGAGGATATACATTCCAAGAGGTAATCCAGATGTTGTCATAGTCTCTTTATATCCTGATGATATTCGTGACCCGGTTGTAGAATCTCTAAGTAGACTGGTGTTGGGTTCATCATCATCGATCAGTATCCCTACTCCTTGGGATGCCGATAACACCCAATTCTTGGTTCCCTATAATAGCTGTGACGGTCTCGTTTGTCTCTACCATCACACAGAATCCGGTTTTGTGGTCAACCCAACCACTAGATGGTATCGCCCTCTCCCTCTCTGTAAGCTACAACAACTCATGTTCGACTTAGGACGTAGTTTCTACGACCTTCATTACGTGGTCCCTAGTCTTGGTTTCGGTAAAGACAAAATCACGGGCACATACAAGCCCGTTTGGCTGTACAACTCTTCAGAGATCGGCCGAGACAACGCTACTACCTGCGAGGTTTTCGACTTTAGCACCAACTCTTGGAGGTATGTTTCTCCCGCTTCTCCTTATCGGATTTTTGGTTGCCCCGACCCTGTCTATGTAGATGGCTCGCTTCATTGGTTCACCGAGTGCGAGGAGGAGGAACCCAAAATTCTATCCTTTGATCTTCACACCGAAGCCTTTCAAGTCGTCTGTAAAGCTCCCTTTGCCAATGTTGATGATTTAGATATCGCTATCTGCGACCTCGACAACCGCTTGTGCGTTTCGGAGAAGAAGTGGCCCAACCAAGTGATATGGTCATTCAATTCAGCCAATAAGACATGGCACAAAATGTGTTCCATTGATCTGGCTACAACTTCTCAATGGTTTGGTAGATGCACACACGTGCTCTTGCCACTAGCACTTTTCGatgggaagaagaagttgttgttttACTGTCGTGAGCGAAGAGAAGCACTGGTGGAACTTGATCTCCAAACCAACACATATGATGTTGTTTTTCATGATTTCTCCATCGGTGATCCTGTTTGTTATTTCCAGAGTTTAATCtctatctcataa
- the LOC104739833 gene encoding uncharacterized protein LOC104739833, with product MKNATRKQARAVTRVFWDINLCPVPSGFSPRRVRPCIKRFLEKYGYYGPLTIIAAGVLTDVPVDILREVFSSGISLTNVPYGSSDTAELVFTLTYEDPALANIMVISDPNFFPDISPVSLRFSSKPSSERCVYSGRREEKTETGVSACWNCWLCCRDPPGHDFENFATHLYDEEHQQLMLDLPPNDNDVTRPVYFDRTLMVRKQPKSFSLSHLDVHFVINQAWDWLPLTRAKRSEALTLVFWDINTCPVPHSCDARLVGPRIKRFLEKKGCFGPLTIIAVGLLTDLPIDILRRVYSSGIFLTNVPYGSQTDSTDTERLISEFIASYPHPANIMVISDSKISSSHQSYLERMGYNLLQYDSLERFLPADSGGLKEYKCCETGESAYWFCSLCQSGVANNGFDNFTMHISSGQHQQELLDLDLLPTPPSKGPEKNLEAVTSVFWDINRCPVPTGFDPRLVGPSIKRFLKNSGYSGPLTITAAGVLQDVPNDILRGVYAGGISLDNSKVIYRPSDIEDSVLRYTFSNPPPANIMVISDPEVFPLIARYLESKGYSFLSESSIHHLTDSAGALEEDNKCSETGESASWMCSVCCEDVEEKGFEEFITHLSSRAHQRKMLDFLPMNVRFSRQEHGGESSKGKF from the exons ATGAAGAATGCTACAAGGAAGCAGGCTAGGGCTGTAACACGGGTGTTTTGGGACATCAATCTGTGTCCGGTTCCCTCTGGCTTTAGTCCTCGTCGGGTCCGTCCGTGTATCAAACGGTTTTTGGAGAAATATGGATACTATGGTCCTCTCACCATCATTGCTGCTGGCGTACTAACAGACGTCCCTGTTGACATCCTTAGAGAAGTCTTTTCCAGTGGAATCTCTCTTACTAACGTGCCCTATG GTTCCTCAGACACGGCGGAGCTTGTTTTTACGCTTACATATGAGGATCCAGCTCTAGCGAATATAATGGTCATATCCGATCCCAATTTCTTCCCTGATATTTCACCCGTGTCCCTACGATTCTCTTCAAAGCCTTCTTCAGAAAggtgtgtgt ATTCGGGGAGACGTGAGGAGAAAACAGAAACAGGTGTATCTGCCTGCTGGAATTGCTGGTTATGCTGCCGTGATCCTCCTGGCCATGACTTTGAAAATTTCGCCACGCATCTCTACGATGAAGAACATCAGCAGCTG ATGTTGGACCTACCACCTAACGATAATGATGTTACGCGCCCCGTTTATTTTGATCGAACTCTCATGGTGAGGAAGCAACCAAAGTCAT tttccctttctcacttggaTGTGCATTTTGTTATCAATCAGGCGTGGGACTGGTTGCCTCTTACAAGAGCTAAAAGATCAGAGGCTCTAACATTggtcttttgggacatcaatACGTGTCCGGTTCCCCATTCCTGTGATGCTCGTCTGGTTGGTCCGCGCATTAAACGGTTTCTGGAGAAGAAAGGCTGCTTTGGTCCTCTTACCATCATTGCAGTTGGCTTATTAACCGACCTCCCTATTGACATCCTGAGGAGAGTCTATTCCAGTGGAATCTTTCTTACCAACGTCCCTTACG GTTCTCAAACAGATTCCACAGACACTGAGCGTCTCATTTCTGAGTTTATCGCTAGCTATCCACATCCAGCTAACATAATGGTCATATCCGATTcaaaaatctcttcttctcatcaatcCTATCTAGAAAGGATGGGATACAACCTTCTTCAATATGATTCTCTTGAAAGATTTCTTCCGgcag aTTCAGGGGGACTTAAGGAGTATAAGTGCTGTGAAACGGGTGAATCTGCCTACTGGTTTTGCTCATTATGCCAAAGCGGTGTTGCTAACAACGGCTTTGATAATTTCACCATGCATATCTCTAGCGGACAACACCAACAGGAG TTGTTGGACCTGGACCTGTTGCCTACTCCACCAAGTAAGGGTCCTGAGAAAAACCTTGAGGCTGTAACATcggtcttttgggacatcaatAGGTGTCCGGTTCCCACTGGCTTTGATCCTCGTCTGGTCGGTCCGAGTATCAAACGGTTTCTGAAGAATAGTGGCTACTCTGGTCCTCTCACCATCACTGCTGCTGGCGTACTACAAGACGTCCCTAATGACATCCTGAGAGGAGTCTATGCCGGTGGAATCTCTCTAGATAACAGTAAAGTCATCTACA GACCCTCAGACATTGAAGATAGTGTTTTACGTTATACCTTCAGTAATCCACCTCCAGCTAATATAATGGTCATATCCGATCCGGAAGTCTTCCCGTTGATTGCTCGCTACTTAGAATCGAAGGGATACAGCTTTCTTTCTGAGTCTTCTATTCATCATCTGACAG ATTCAGCAGGGGCACTTGAGGAGGATAATAAGTGCAGTGAAACGGGTGAATCTGCCAGCTGGATGTGCTCTGTTTGCTGCGAAGATGTTGAAGAGAAAGGCTTTGAAGAATTCATTACGCATCTCTCTAGTAGAGCACATCAACGGAAG ATGTTGGACTTCTTACCTATGAATGTTCGGTTTTCTCGTCAGGAGCATGGTGGCGAATCAAGCAAAGGCAAGTTTTAA
- the LOC104739834 gene encoding serine--tRNA ligase, chloroplastic/mitochondrial isoform X2 — MSLHKLRLAAAVPVTISTFSSRLFLKPFPNTLTLGLFSRRLQPRKPLLVRAFSASAAVQDIPANQTTVSSARRPQWKASIDFKWIRDNKEAVEINIKNRNSNADLDAVLELYENMVNLQKEVERLREERNNVAKKMKGKLEPSERDRLVEEGKYLKESLVSLEEDLVKLKDELQHVAQSIPNMTHPDVPVGGEDSSAIRKEVGCPREFNFPIKDHLQLGKDLDLIDFDSAAEVSGSKFFYLKNEAVLLEMALLNWTLSQVMKKGYTPLTTPEIVRSSIVEKCGFQPRGDNTQVYSIDGTDQCLIGTAEIPLGGIHMDSILLESALPLKYIAFSHCFRTEAGAAGAATKGLYRVHQFSKAEMFVICRPEDSEFFHHELIQIEEDLFTSLGLHFKTLDMATADLGAPAYRKFDIEAWMPGFGRFGEISSASNCTDYQSRRLGIRYRPSEPLQTGPNKGKANLPATKFVHTLNATACAVPRMMVCLLENYQQEDGSVVIPEPLRPFMGGIELIKPKLK, encoded by the exons ATGAGTTTACACAAACTGAGACTCGCCGCGGCGGTTCCTGTAACCATCTCCACATTCTCTTCTCGCCTCTTCCTCAAACCATTTCCCAATACCTTAACCCTAGGTTTGTTTTCCCGCCGTCTTCAACCACGTAAGCCTCTCTTAGTCAGGGCCTTCTCCGCTTCCGCCGCCGTACAAGATATTCCGGCCAATCAGACCACCGTCTCCTCCG CGAGGAGGCCTCAGTGGAAGGCGTCGATTGATTTCAAATGGATAAGGGATAATAAGGAAGCAGTCGAAATCAACATCAAGAACAGGAACTCGAATGCTGATTTGGATGCTGTCCTTGAGCTTTACGAGAACATGGTCAATCTCCAAAAG GAAGTTGAGAGGCTTCGTGAGGAAAGAAACAATGTTGCAAAGAAGATGAAAGGGAAGCTGGAGCCGTCTGAACGTGACAGACTCGTAGAAGAAG GTAAATATCTTAAGGAAAGTCTTGTGTCTCTTGAAGAAGACCTCGTGAAGCTTAAAGATGAGCTGCAACACGTAGCACAGTCTATACCCAATATGACTCACCCTGATGTTCCTGTCGGAGGAGAGGATTCATCGGCAATTAGAAAGGAG GTTGGTTGTCCACGTGAGTTTAATTTTCCAATCAAGGATCATCTTCAGCTTGGGAAGGATCTTGATCTCATTGATTTTGACTCTGCTGCAGAG GTTAGTGGTTCAAAGTTTTTCTATTTGAAGAATGAAGCAGTTTTATTGGAGATGGCCCTTCTTAATTGGACATTATCACAAGTCATGAAGAAGGGTTATACTCCCCTAACAACCCCTGAAATTGTGAGATCTTCTATCGTTGAGAAATGCGGTTTCCAACCTCGTGGAGATAATACTCAG GTTTATTCGATAGATGGAACTGACCAATGTCTCATTGGTACCGCTGAAATCCCCTTAGGAGGAATCCACATGGACTCTATTCTTCTTGAATCAGCATTACCGTTAAAATATATAGCATTCTCTCATTGCTTCCGTACTGAAGCAGGTGCAGCTGGCGCCGCCACCAA AGGTCTTTACCGCGTTCATCAGTTCAGCAAAGCAGAAATGTTTGTCATCTGCCGACCTGAAGATAGTGAATTCTTTCACCACGAACTCATTCAGATTGAAGAGGATTTGTTCACTTCTCTAGGATTACACTTCAA AACACTGGATATGGCCACAGCGGATTTAGGCGCTCCAGCTTACCGTAAGTTTGATATTGAAGCATGGATGCCTGGTTTTGGACGGTTTGGCGAG ATATCAAGTGCATCGAACTGCACGGATTACCAAAGCCGGAGATTGGGAATACGCTACCGCCCATCTGAACCACTTCAGACGGGTCCTAATAAAGGCAAAGCAAACCTTCCAGCTACTAAGTTTGTGCACACTCTAAACGCAACGGCGTGTGCGGTCCCAAGGATGATGGTGTGTTTGCTGGAGAATTACCAGCAAGAAGATGGATCCGTGGTGATCCCTGAGCCTCTTAGGCCTTTTATGGGAGGCATCGAACTCATCAAACCGAAGCTCAAGTAG
- the LOC104739834 gene encoding serine--tRNA ligase, chloroplastic/mitochondrial isoform X1: protein MSLHKLRLAAAVPVTISTFSSRLFLKPFPNTLTLGLFSRRLQPRKPLLVRAFSASAAVQDIPANQTTVSSVARRPQWKASIDFKWIRDNKEAVEINIKNRNSNADLDAVLELYENMVNLQKEVERLREERNNVAKKMKGKLEPSERDRLVEEGKYLKESLVSLEEDLVKLKDELQHVAQSIPNMTHPDVPVGGEDSSAIRKEVGCPREFNFPIKDHLQLGKDLDLIDFDSAAEVSGSKFFYLKNEAVLLEMALLNWTLSQVMKKGYTPLTTPEIVRSSIVEKCGFQPRGDNTQVYSIDGTDQCLIGTAEIPLGGIHMDSILLESALPLKYIAFSHCFRTEAGAAGAATKGLYRVHQFSKAEMFVICRPEDSEFFHHELIQIEEDLFTSLGLHFKTLDMATADLGAPAYRKFDIEAWMPGFGRFGEISSASNCTDYQSRRLGIRYRPSEPLQTGPNKGKANLPATKFVHTLNATACAVPRMMVCLLENYQQEDGSVVIPEPLRPFMGGIELIKPKLK, encoded by the exons ATGAGTTTACACAAACTGAGACTCGCCGCGGCGGTTCCTGTAACCATCTCCACATTCTCTTCTCGCCTCTTCCTCAAACCATTTCCCAATACCTTAACCCTAGGTTTGTTTTCCCGCCGTCTTCAACCACGTAAGCCTCTCTTAGTCAGGGCCTTCTCCGCTTCCGCCGCCGTACAAGATATTCCGGCCAATCAGACCACCGTCTCCTCCG tagCGAGGAGGCCTCAGTGGAAGGCGTCGATTGATTTCAAATGGATAAGGGATAATAAGGAAGCAGTCGAAATCAACATCAAGAACAGGAACTCGAATGCTGATTTGGATGCTGTCCTTGAGCTTTACGAGAACATGGTCAATCTCCAAAAG GAAGTTGAGAGGCTTCGTGAGGAAAGAAACAATGTTGCAAAGAAGATGAAAGGGAAGCTGGAGCCGTCTGAACGTGACAGACTCGTAGAAGAAG GTAAATATCTTAAGGAAAGTCTTGTGTCTCTTGAAGAAGACCTCGTGAAGCTTAAAGATGAGCTGCAACACGTAGCACAGTCTATACCCAATATGACTCACCCTGATGTTCCTGTCGGAGGAGAGGATTCATCGGCAATTAGAAAGGAG GTTGGTTGTCCACGTGAGTTTAATTTTCCAATCAAGGATCATCTTCAGCTTGGGAAGGATCTTGATCTCATTGATTTTGACTCTGCTGCAGAG GTTAGTGGTTCAAAGTTTTTCTATTTGAAGAATGAAGCAGTTTTATTGGAGATGGCCCTTCTTAATTGGACATTATCACAAGTCATGAAGAAGGGTTATACTCCCCTAACAACCCCTGAAATTGTGAGATCTTCTATCGTTGAGAAATGCGGTTTCCAACCTCGTGGAGATAATACTCAG GTTTATTCGATAGATGGAACTGACCAATGTCTCATTGGTACCGCTGAAATCCCCTTAGGAGGAATCCACATGGACTCTATTCTTCTTGAATCAGCATTACCGTTAAAATATATAGCATTCTCTCATTGCTTCCGTACTGAAGCAGGTGCAGCTGGCGCCGCCACCAA AGGTCTTTACCGCGTTCATCAGTTCAGCAAAGCAGAAATGTTTGTCATCTGCCGACCTGAAGATAGTGAATTCTTTCACCACGAACTCATTCAGATTGAAGAGGATTTGTTCACTTCTCTAGGATTACACTTCAA AACACTGGATATGGCCACAGCGGATTTAGGCGCTCCAGCTTACCGTAAGTTTGATATTGAAGCATGGATGCCTGGTTTTGGACGGTTTGGCGAG ATATCAAGTGCATCGAACTGCACGGATTACCAAAGCCGGAGATTGGGAATACGCTACCGCCCATCTGAACCACTTCAGACGGGTCCTAATAAAGGCAAAGCAAACCTTCCAGCTACTAAGTTTGTGCACACTCTAAACGCAACGGCGTGTGCGGTCCCAAGGATGATGGTGTGTTTGCTGGAGAATTACCAGCAAGAAGATGGATCCGTGGTGATCCCTGAGCCTCTTAGGCCTTTTATGGGAGGCATCGAACTCATCAAACCGAAGCTCAAGTAG
- the LOC104739834 gene encoding serine--tRNA ligase, chloroplastic/mitochondrial isoform X4, whose product MSLHKLRLAAAVPVTISTFSSRLFLKPFPNTLTLGLFSRRLQPRKPLLVRAFSASAAVQDIPANQTTVSSVARRPQWKASIDFKWIRDNKEAVEINIKNRNSNADLDAVLELYENMVNLQKEVERLREERNNVAKKMKGKLEPSERDRLVEEGKYLKESLVSLEEDLVKLKDELQHVAQSIPNMTHPDVPVGGEDSSAIRKEVGCPREFNFPIKDHLQLGKDLDLIDFDSAAEVSGSKFFYLKNEAVLLEMALLNWTLSQVMKKGYTPLTTPEIVRSSIVEKCGFQPRGDNTQVYSIDGTDQCLIGTAEIPLGGIHMDSILLESALPLKYIAFSHCFRTEAGAAGAATKGLYRVHQFSKAEMFVICRPEDSEFFHHELIQIEEDLFTSLGLHFKTLDMATADLGAPAYRKFDIEAWMPGFGRFGEITKAGDWEYATAHLNHFRRVLIKAKQTFQLLSLCTL is encoded by the exons ATGAGTTTACACAAACTGAGACTCGCCGCGGCGGTTCCTGTAACCATCTCCACATTCTCTTCTCGCCTCTTCCTCAAACCATTTCCCAATACCTTAACCCTAGGTTTGTTTTCCCGCCGTCTTCAACCACGTAAGCCTCTCTTAGTCAGGGCCTTCTCCGCTTCCGCCGCCGTACAAGATATTCCGGCCAATCAGACCACCGTCTCCTCCG tagCGAGGAGGCCTCAGTGGAAGGCGTCGATTGATTTCAAATGGATAAGGGATAATAAGGAAGCAGTCGAAATCAACATCAAGAACAGGAACTCGAATGCTGATTTGGATGCTGTCCTTGAGCTTTACGAGAACATGGTCAATCTCCAAAAG GAAGTTGAGAGGCTTCGTGAGGAAAGAAACAATGTTGCAAAGAAGATGAAAGGGAAGCTGGAGCCGTCTGAACGTGACAGACTCGTAGAAGAAG GTAAATATCTTAAGGAAAGTCTTGTGTCTCTTGAAGAAGACCTCGTGAAGCTTAAAGATGAGCTGCAACACGTAGCACAGTCTATACCCAATATGACTCACCCTGATGTTCCTGTCGGAGGAGAGGATTCATCGGCAATTAGAAAGGAG GTTGGTTGTCCACGTGAGTTTAATTTTCCAATCAAGGATCATCTTCAGCTTGGGAAGGATCTTGATCTCATTGATTTTGACTCTGCTGCAGAG GTTAGTGGTTCAAAGTTTTTCTATTTGAAGAATGAAGCAGTTTTATTGGAGATGGCCCTTCTTAATTGGACATTATCACAAGTCATGAAGAAGGGTTATACTCCCCTAACAACCCCTGAAATTGTGAGATCTTCTATCGTTGAGAAATGCGGTTTCCAACCTCGTGGAGATAATACTCAG GTTTATTCGATAGATGGAACTGACCAATGTCTCATTGGTACCGCTGAAATCCCCTTAGGAGGAATCCACATGGACTCTATTCTTCTTGAATCAGCATTACCGTTAAAATATATAGCATTCTCTCATTGCTTCCGTACTGAAGCAGGTGCAGCTGGCGCCGCCACCAA AGGTCTTTACCGCGTTCATCAGTTCAGCAAAGCAGAAATGTTTGTCATCTGCCGACCTGAAGATAGTGAATTCTTTCACCACGAACTCATTCAGATTGAAGAGGATTTGTTCACTTCTCTAGGATTACACTTCAA AACACTGGATATGGCCACAGCGGATTTAGGCGCTCCAGCTTACCGTAAGTTTGATATTGAAGCATGGATGCCTGGTTTTGGACGGTTTGGCGA GATTACCAAAGCCGGAGATTGGGAATACGCTACCGCCCATCTGAACCACTTCAGACGGGTCCTAATAAAGGCAAAGCAAACCTTCCAGCTACTAAGTTTGTGCACACTCTAA
- the LOC104739834 gene encoding serine--tRNA ligase, chloroplastic/mitochondrial isoform X3, with product MKGKLEPSERDRLVEEGKYLKESLVSLEEDLVKLKDELQHVAQSIPNMTHPDVPVGGEDSSAIRKEVGCPREFNFPIKDHLQLGKDLDLIDFDSAAEVSGSKFFYLKNEAVLLEMALLNWTLSQVMKKGYTPLTTPEIVRSSIVEKCGFQPRGDNTQVYSIDGTDQCLIGTAEIPLGGIHMDSILLESALPLKYIAFSHCFRTEAGAAGAATKGLYRVHQFSKAEMFVICRPEDSEFFHHELIQIEEDLFTSLGLHFKTLDMATADLGAPAYRKFDIEAWMPGFGRFGEISSASNCTDYQSRRLGIRYRPSEPLQTGPNKGKANLPATKFVHTLNATACAVPRMMVCLLENYQQEDGSVVIPEPLRPFMGGIELIKPKLK from the exons ATGAAAGGGAAGCTGGAGCCGTCTGAACGTGACAGACTCGTAGAAGAAG GTAAATATCTTAAGGAAAGTCTTGTGTCTCTTGAAGAAGACCTCGTGAAGCTTAAAGATGAGCTGCAACACGTAGCACAGTCTATACCCAATATGACTCACCCTGATGTTCCTGTCGGAGGAGAGGATTCATCGGCAATTAGAAAGGAG GTTGGTTGTCCACGTGAGTTTAATTTTCCAATCAAGGATCATCTTCAGCTTGGGAAGGATCTTGATCTCATTGATTTTGACTCTGCTGCAGAG GTTAGTGGTTCAAAGTTTTTCTATTTGAAGAATGAAGCAGTTTTATTGGAGATGGCCCTTCTTAATTGGACATTATCACAAGTCATGAAGAAGGGTTATACTCCCCTAACAACCCCTGAAATTGTGAGATCTTCTATCGTTGAGAAATGCGGTTTCCAACCTCGTGGAGATAATACTCAG GTTTATTCGATAGATGGAACTGACCAATGTCTCATTGGTACCGCTGAAATCCCCTTAGGAGGAATCCACATGGACTCTATTCTTCTTGAATCAGCATTACCGTTAAAATATATAGCATTCTCTCATTGCTTCCGTACTGAAGCAGGTGCAGCTGGCGCCGCCACCAA AGGTCTTTACCGCGTTCATCAGTTCAGCAAAGCAGAAATGTTTGTCATCTGCCGACCTGAAGATAGTGAATTCTTTCACCACGAACTCATTCAGATTGAAGAGGATTTGTTCACTTCTCTAGGATTACACTTCAA AACACTGGATATGGCCACAGCGGATTTAGGCGCTCCAGCTTACCGTAAGTTTGATATTGAAGCATGGATGCCTGGTTTTGGACGGTTTGGCGAG ATATCAAGTGCATCGAACTGCACGGATTACCAAAGCCGGAGATTGGGAATACGCTACCGCCCATCTGAACCACTTCAGACGGGTCCTAATAAAGGCAAAGCAAACCTTCCAGCTACTAAGTTTGTGCACACTCTAAACGCAACGGCGTGTGCGGTCCCAAGGATGATGGTGTGTTTGCTGGAGAATTACCAGCAAGAAGATGGATCCGTGGTGATCCCTGAGCCTCTTAGGCCTTTTATGGGAGGCATCGAACTCATCAAACCGAAGCTCAAGTAG